From one Lemur catta isolate mLemCat1 chromosome 5, mLemCat1.pri, whole genome shotgun sequence genomic stretch:
- the LOC123638783 gene encoding LOW QUALITY PROTEIN: R3H domain-containing protein 2-like (The sequence of the model RefSeq protein was modified relative to this genomic sequence to represent the inferred CDS: substituted 2 bases at 2 genomic stop codons) translates to MQLQTKEWEDWQPSAAAGKSAPNGPXPPXNPSMVQWSHCKYYNMDQRGQKPGDLYNPDGSPHASTQMSSKPVISPTQSPASSPVTSLSSVCTGLSPLPVLTQFPQPGGPAQGDGHYSLLGQPLQYNLSIFPPLLYSQSTYTVHQGQSGLKHGNRGKRQALKSASTELGTADVVLGRVLEVTDLPEGITRTEADKLFTQLAMSGARIQWLKDAQGLPGGDGGDNGGTAENGRCSDLAALYTIVPVFPTPLAAQNASLRLNNSVSCFKLRMAKKNCDLRILERASSQ, encoded by the coding sequence TGCTCCTAATGGACCCTAGCCCCCCTAGAATCCATCCATGGTCCAGTGGAGTCACTGTAAATATTACAACATGGACCAGAGGGGTCAGAAGCCTGGAGACCTGTACAATCCTGACGGTAGTCCCCATGCCAGCACACAGATGAGCAGCAAGCCTGTCATATCTCCTACCCAGTCTCCAGCATCTTCTCCTGTCACCAGCCTCAGCAGTGTCTGCACAGGACTCAGTCCCCTGCCCGTCCTTACACAGTTTCCCCAGCCCGGGGGTCCAGCACAGGGTGATGGGCACTACTCCCTCTTGGGCCAGCCATTACAGTACAATCTGTCCATCTTCCCTCCCTTGCTCTATAGCCAGTCGACTTACACAGTGCACCAGGGACAGAGTGGACTGAAGCATGGAAACCGGGGCAAGAGACAAGCACTCAAATCTGCCTCCACTGAGCTGGGGACGGCAGACGTTGTCCTGGGGCGGGTGCTGGAGGTGACAGATCTCCCTGAGGGCATCACCCGTACTGAGGCGGACAAACTCTTCACGCAGCTTGCCATGTCCGGCGCCAGGATCCAGTGGCTCAAAGATGCTCAGGGGCTGCccggtggggatgggggtgacaACGGTGGGACTGCCGAGAATGGCCGCTGCTCGGACCTCGCTGCCTTGTACACCATCGTGCCTGTGTTCCCCACCCCCCTGGCTGCCCAAAATGCCTCCCTTCGTCTCAACAACTCCGTGAGCTGCTTCAAACTTCGAATGGCCAAAAAGAACTGTGACCTGAGGATCCTGGAGCGAGCCAGCTCCCAGTAa